One genomic window of Clostridium taeniosporum includes the following:
- a CDS encoding dicarboxylate/amino acid:cation symporter, which translates to MKGKLGLTTKVFIALILGAIFGIILYNFVPSGTFRDVFLIDGVFKIVGKGFLRAMQMLVVPLVFCSLVCGSLAIGDTKKLGKVGIKTMGFYVVTTAIAITVAIGIGKVINPGIGLDMSSVKISEPTIAESKAFSDVILDIIPTNPINALSQGNMLQIIFFAMLVGIILASLGKKTEVVADFFKAGNEIMMKMTMIVMEVAPIGVFCLISTTFATLGWDAFTPMLKYMGAVFLALAIQCLGTYMVMLKGFSGLSPIKFLKKFAPVMSFAFSTATSNATIPLSVDTLDKKIGVSKKISSFTVPLGATINMDGTAIMQGVAVVFVAQAFGINLGVNDYITVILTATLASIGTAGVPGVGLITLSMVFNSVNLPVEGIALIMGIDRILDMTRTAVNITGDAVCTTIVAKQEGEFDKEIFECEEESIDENIVEAL; encoded by the coding sequence ATGAAAGGAAAATTAGGATTAACAACTAAAGTATTTATTGCATTAATTCTTGGAGCAATCTTCGGGATAATTTTATATAACTTTGTTCCATCAGGTACATTTAGAGATGTGTTCTTAATTGATGGTGTATTTAAGATAGTGGGAAAAGGATTTTTAAGAGCAATGCAAATGCTTGTAGTACCTTTAGTATTTTGTTCGTTAGTTTGTGGAAGTTTAGCAATAGGAGATACTAAAAAACTTGGAAAAGTTGGTATAAAAACAATGGGATTTTACGTAGTTACTACGGCTATTGCCATAACAGTAGCTATTGGAATCGGCAAAGTTATAAATCCTGGAATAGGACTTGATATGTCTAGTGTTAAAATATCAGAACCAACTATAGCAGAGAGCAAAGCATTTTCTGATGTGATTTTAGATATAATACCTACAAATCCTATAAATGCATTATCACAAGGTAATATGCTTCAAATAATATTTTTTGCAATGTTAGTAGGTATTATTTTAGCAAGTTTAGGAAAGAAAACTGAAGTAGTAGCAGATTTCTTTAAAGCAGGCAATGAAATAATGATGAAAATGACAATGATAGTTATGGAAGTTGCGCCTATAGGAGTTTTTTGTTTAATATCAACTACATTTGCAACTCTTGGATGGGATGCTTTTACACCTATGCTAAAGTATATGGGAGCAGTTTTCTTAGCTTTAGCAATCCAATGTTTAGGAACTTACATGGTTATGCTTAAAGGATTTTCAGGTCTTAGTCCTATAAAATTCTTAAAAAAATTTGCGCCAGTAATGAGTTTTGCTTTTTCGACAGCAACATCTAATGCAACTATTCCTTTATCAGTAGATACATTAGATAAAAAAATTGGAGTATCTAAGAAAATATCATCATTTACTGTGCCTTTAGGAGCCACAATAAACATGGATGGAACTGCAATAATGCAAGGAGTTGCAGTTGTGTTTGTAGCTCAAGCTTTTGGAATAAATCTTGGAGTAAATGATTATATTACAGTAATACTTACTGCAACATTAGCATCCATAGGAACAGCAGGGGTTCCTGGGGTAGGTCTTATTACTTTATCAATGGTATTTAATTCAGTAAATTTACCTGTTGAAGGAATAGCACTAATAATGGGTATAGATAGAATACTAGATATGACTAGAACAGCTGTAAATATTACAGGTGATGCTGTTTGTACAACTATAGTTGCTAAACAAGAAGGGGAATTTGATAAAGAAATATTTGAATGTGAAGAAGAAAGTATAGATGAAAATATTGTAGAAGCCCTATAA
- a CDS encoding amino acid ABC transporter permease, producing MNYILSLMPQILEGLKVTLEVFILTLILSIPFGVIIALARTSKFLILRNLTGIYVLIMRGTPLLLQIVVIFFGLPTMGITFDRFTAAILAFVLNYAAYFGEIFRAGIISIDKGQYEAAEMLGLTPKDTFFRIILPQAIKRVIPPVVNEITTLVKDTSLVYIIGLDELLKIAKIASNRDVTLIPLILAGIVYLLVIGILSKILGRIEKKYEYYN from the coding sequence TTGAATTATATATTATCACTAATGCCTCAAATATTAGAAGGCTTAAAAGTTACATTAGAAGTTTTTATATTAACATTAATATTATCTATACCTTTTGGAGTTATTATAGCTTTAGCTAGAACATCAAAATTTCTAATATTAAGAAATTTAACAGGCATTTATGTACTTATAATGAGAGGAACTCCATTGTTATTACAAATAGTAGTAATATTTTTTGGATTACCAACTATGGGTATAACCTTTGATAGATTTACAGCAGCTATATTAGCATTTGTTTTAAATTATGCTGCATACTTTGGAGAAATATTTAGGGCAGGAATAATATCTATAGATAAGGGGCAATATGAAGCTGCAGAAATGCTTGGACTAACACCTAAAGATACTTTTTTTAGAATAATATTACCACAAGCTATTAAAAGAGTTATTCCACCAGTAGTAAATGAAATTACAACATTAGTGAAAGATACATCTTTAGTTTATATAATAGGATTAGATGAATTATTAAAAATAGCTAAAATAGCATCAAATAGGGATGTTACATTGATTCCGTTGATATTGGCAGGAATTGTATATTTATTAGTAATAGGAATACTTAGTAAGATATTAGGAAGAATAGAAAAAAAATATGAGTATTATAACTAG
- a CDS encoding chloride channel protein, whose protein sequence is MVAGITGLIGGLVGSAFHISVEYATNLRMKNDWIIFILPLGGIAIIYLYKLFKLGNNMGTNLVIDSIRTDGKVPFVMSPLIFISTVITHLFGGSAGREGAALQLGGSIGSQVGKVLRLDEKDMHLITLCGMSGVFSALFGTPLTATFFSMEVISVGIIYYSSFIPCIVSSIVAYEVSLFFGLEPVRFNINIIPSFSIENMIRVAALGALCALVSILFCETLHKTNKLLIKLIKNNYIRIFCGGLAIVAFTFLVGCRDYNGAGMDIITNAMNGHAKPEAFILKIIFTVITISVGYKGGEIVPTFFIGATFGCVVGNLIGLDPGFGAAIGVVALFCGVVNTLITSVILSIELFGSGAVILFAIACGVSYMLSGYYSLYSSQKIVYSKLKAEFINRSAM, encoded by the coding sequence ATGGTTGCAGGAATTACAGGACTAATAGGTGGCTTAGTGGGGAGTGCTTTTCATATTAGTGTTGAATATGCCACAAATCTTAGAATGAAAAATGATTGGATAATATTTATATTACCTTTAGGTGGAATTGCTATAATATATTTATATAAATTATTTAAATTGGGTAATAATATGGGAACAAATTTAGTTATAGATTCTATTCGTACTGATGGGAAAGTTCCATTTGTCATGTCACCTCTTATATTTATAAGTACTGTAATAACTCATCTTTTTGGAGGGTCAGCTGGTAGAGAAGGAGCAGCATTGCAGTTAGGTGGTAGTATTGGTTCCCAGGTAGGAAAAGTTTTACGTCTAGATGAAAAAGATATGCATTTAATTACCTTATGTGGAATGAGTGGTGTTTTTTCAGCATTATTTGGGACACCTTTAACAGCTACTTTTTTTTCTATGGAAGTTATAAGTGTTGGAATTATTTATTATTCTAGTTTTATTCCTTGTATTGTTTCGTCGATTGTAGCTTATGAAGTATCTTTGTTTTTTGGACTTGAACCAGTTCGTTTTAACATAAATATTATTCCAAGTTTTTCAATTGAAAACATGATAAGAGTTGCTGCTTTAGGTGCTTTATGTGCTTTAGTAAGTATTTTATTCTGTGAAACATTACATAAAACTAATAAACTTTTAATTAAATTAATAAAAAATAATTATATTAGAATATTTTGTGGTGGTTTAGCTATAGTTGCCTTTACGTTTTTGGTAGGATGTAGAGATTATAATGGTGCAGGAATGGACATTATAACTAATGCTATGAATGGGCATGCAAAGCCGGAAGCATTTATTTTAAAAATTATATTTACAGTTATTACTATAAGCGTTGGATATAAGGGTGGAGAAATTGTTCCTACATTTTTTATAGGGGCTACCTTTGGGTGCGTTGTAGGAAATTTAATTGGCTTGGATCCAGGATTTGGAGCAGCAATAGGCGTTGTAGCATTGTTTTGTGGTGTAGTTAATACACTTATTACTTCTGTAATATTAAGCATAGAACTTTTCGGGTCAGGTGCTGTTATTTTATTCGCTATTGCTTGTGGTGTTAGTTATATGCTATCAGGATATTATAGTCTTTATAGTAGTCAAAAAATTGTATATTCAAAGCTTAAAGCTGAATTTATAAATCGAAGTGCAATGTAA
- a CDS encoding zinc-ribbon domain-containing protein — protein sequence MEDKKIMCKDCGKEFVFTVGEQEFYKEKGFDNDPVRCPDCRRARKQQRNNRNFDR from the coding sequence ATGGAAGATAAGAAAATAATGTGTAAAGATTGCGGTAAGGAATTTGTTTTCACAGTTGGAGAACAAGAATTCTACAAAGAAAAAGGATTTGATAATGATCCAGTAAGATGCCCTGATTGTAGAAGAGCAAGAAAGCAACAAAGAAACAACAGAAACTTCGATAGATAG
- a CDS encoding coiled-coil domain-containing protein has translation MRKKNLMIAIGLILILGFSLLGCNLQDDYVLTVKQSEDETPSSEKVDEIFDSEDIQELKDKLRDTPSEIADKMDEFDEDKERLMKEFADKADELTDKLNQADLKGKSEDLKDKFDEIMDKLDEIRDDVDETKDKIEDKKDEDIVDKTEITDLKDQFELQVENLQNALDRLGKK, from the coding sequence ATGAGAAAAAAGAATTTAATGATAGCTATAGGATTAATTTTAATTTTAGGGTTTAGTTTATTAGGATGCAATTTACAAGATGATTATGTTTTAACTGTAAAGCAATCTGAAGATGAAACTCCATCATCAGAAAAAGTTGATGAAATATTTGATTCAGAAGATATACAAGAGTTAAAGGATAAATTAAGAGATACACCATCTGAAATAGCGGACAAGATGGATGAATTTGATGAAGATAAAGAAAGGTTAATGAAAGAATTTGCTGATAAAGCAGATGAATTAACAGATAAATTAAATCAAGCTGATTTAAAAGGAAAAAGTGAAGATTTAAAAGATAAGTTTGATGAAATAATGGATAAATTAGATGAGATTAGAGATGATGTTGATGAAACTAAAGATAAAATAGAAGATAAAAAAGATGAGGATATTGTTGATAAAACTGAGATAACAGATTTAAAAGACCAATTTGAATTACAAGTTGAAAATTTACAAAATGCTTTGGATAGACTTGGAAAGAAATAA
- a CDS encoding NfeD family protein yields MGSIVFWIIIAVAAFVMDIFTSSFLFVWFSIGAIASIFAAGLKVSFLFQVIIFLVIGIISISIGYPWIRKKYKNSEHRIPLMEETYIGKIITAEENIYQKATLKINGIYWTVINEGETIHMGEKFSITSINGTKFKIKKLKEENKNA; encoded by the coding sequence ATGGGGAGTATAGTCTTCTGGATTATAATTGCAGTTGCAGCATTTGTAATGGATATTTTTACTAGCAGTTTTTTGTTTGTGTGGTTTTCTATAGGAGCAATTGCATCAATTTTTGCAGCTGGATTAAAAGTTAGCTTTTTATTTCAGGTAATAATATTCTTAGTAATAGGAATAATATCAATATCAATTGGATATCCTTGGATAAGAAAGAAATATAAGAATTCTGAACATAGGATACCACTTATGGAAGAAACATATATAGGAAAAATCATAACTGCAGAAGAGAATATATACCAAAAGGCGACCTTGAAAATTAATGGAATATACTGGACGGTGATTAATGAAGGAGAAACTATTCATATGGGAGAAAAGTTTAGTATTACAAGTATCAATGGAACAAAATTTAAAATTAAGAAATTAAAGGAGGAAAATAAAAATGCTTAA
- a CDS encoding NAD(+) synthase produces the protein MDFIKVASACPKTKVGDINYNISNILECINNAKNNDSKFIVFPELCITSYTCGDLFLNDTLLNKSLTGINQILNATEDCDMLIAMGAPLLINSVLYNCAYLLFKGKILGIVPKSYIPNYSEFYEKRWFTEGLSLETQEIDLPIQKNVPFGTNLIFSSQIANFGVEICEDLWVTIPPSSYLSLLGAHIIGNLSASNELVSKKNYRKSLVSNQSARCLCSYIYSSAGVHESSTDLLFSGHLLISENGSILNENERFQRENEVIYSCVDIFKLKSERLKNLSFRDLSKFTGRKPYIINFKFNCTDINNFDRFIDKHPFVPSSKLEREERCKEIFNIQSSALAKRFEHTGAKKAIIGISGGLDSTLALLVIVKTFELLNLDKHNIVTITMPGFGTTDRTYNNALTLCKELGCDLREINIVDAALQHFKDIGHDKNIHDVTYENVQARERTQILMDIANKEQGLLIGTGDLSELALGWCTYNGDHMSMYAVNPSIPKTLVRYLVKYVADKESNAEVSKTLIDILDTPVSPELLPKDSNGEISQKTEDIVGPYELHDFFLYHFIKHGSSKDRILFLAKEAFKDDYTYEEIEKWLNKFMWRFFTQQFKRSALPDGPKVGSISLSPRGDWRMPSDAQPWK, from the coding sequence ATGGATTTTATAAAAGTTGCATCTGCATGCCCAAAAACTAAAGTAGGAGATATTAATTATAATATATCTAATATTCTAGAATGTATAAATAATGCTAAAAATAATGATAGTAAATTTATAGTTTTTCCAGAACTTTGTATAACTTCATATACATGTGGTGACTTATTTTTAAATGACACTTTATTAAATAAATCATTAACTGGAATAAATCAAATATTAAATGCTACAGAAGATTGTGATATGTTAATTGCAATGGGAGCACCACTTCTTATAAACAGCGTGCTTTACAATTGTGCTTATTTACTTTTCAAAGGTAAAATATTAGGTATAGTCCCTAAATCATATATACCTAACTACAGTGAATTTTATGAAAAAAGATGGTTTACAGAAGGACTTTCTTTAGAAACGCAAGAAATTGATTTACCTATTCAAAAGAATGTACCTTTTGGAACAAATCTTATTTTTTCTTCTCAAATAGCTAATTTTGGAGTTGAAATATGTGAAGATTTATGGGTAACAATTCCTCCTAGCTCTTATCTTTCTTTGTTAGGAGCACATATAATAGGTAACTTATCTGCTTCAAATGAATTAGTAAGTAAAAAAAATTACAGAAAAAGTCTTGTATCAAATCAAAGTGCTAGATGTCTTTGTAGTTATATATATTCTTCTGCTGGAGTACATGAATCATCTACAGACTTATTATTTAGTGGACATCTATTAATAAGTGAAAATGGTTCTATATTAAATGAAAATGAAAGATTCCAAAGAGAAAACGAAGTAATTTATTCTTGTGTTGATATTTTTAAACTTAAATCTGAAAGACTAAAAAATCTCAGTTTTAGAGATTTAAGTAAATTTACAGGTAGAAAACCTTATATAATAAACTTCAAATTTAACTGCACGGATATAAATAATTTTGATAGATTTATTGATAAACATCCTTTTGTTCCTTCATCTAAATTAGAACGTGAAGAGAGATGTAAAGAAATTTTCAATATTCAAAGTTCTGCTTTAGCTAAAAGATTTGAACATACAGGAGCTAAAAAAGCTATAATAGGAATTTCTGGTGGCTTAGATTCTACTCTTGCTCTTCTTGTTATAGTTAAAACTTTTGAATTGCTTAACTTAGATAAGCATAATATAGTTACAATAACAATGCCTGGATTTGGTACTACTGATAGAACTTATAATAATGCCTTAACTTTATGTAAAGAATTAGGTTGCGACTTAAGAGAAATAAATATCGTAGATGCTGCCCTTCAACATTTTAAGGATATAGGGCACGATAAAAATATTCACGATGTTACTTATGAAAATGTTCAAGCAAGAGAAAGAACTCAAATTTTAATGGATATAGCTAATAAAGAACAAGGACTTTTAATCGGTACTGGAGATTTATCTGAATTAGCTCTTGGATGGTGCACTTATAACGGAGATCATATGTCAATGTATGCAGTAAATCCATCTATTCCAAAAACACTTGTTAGATATTTAGTTAAATACGTTGCTGATAAAGAATCTAATGCAGAAGTTAGTAAAACACTTATTGATATCTTAGATACTCCTGTAAGTCCAGAATTGCTTCCTAAAGATTCAAATGGAGAAATTTCACAAAAAACTGAAGATATCGTAGGCCCTTATGAACTTCATGATTTTTTCTTATATCATTTTATAAAACATGGATCATCAAAAGATAGAATTCTATTTTTAGCTAAAGAAGCTTTTAAAGATGATTATACTTATGAAGAAATTGAAAAGTGGCTTAATAAATTTATGTGGAGATTCTTTACTCAACAATTCAAAAGAAGTGCTTTGCCTGATGGACCTAAAGTAGGAAGTATTTCCTTAAGTCCTAGAGGAGACTGGAGAATGCCTTCTGATGCTCAACCTTGGAAATAA
- a CDS encoding amino acid ABC transporter ATP-binding protein: MLRISGIKKNFGNIEVLKDINLNIKAGEILVIVGPSGGGKTTLLRCVNALEKCDKGKIEINGRAICENGKYVNKKTMHDIRKDIGLVFQNFNLFPHMTVLENLIEAPQRVLGLNKNEAIEKAEEILGFLGLKEKAQSYPFELSGGQKQRVAIGRALALEPKVMCFDEPTSALDPGLTEEIANLIKKLGKSGMAMMIITHDMDFAKKVSDRIVSMKSGKLIDGLIFEE; this comes from the coding sequence ATGTTGAGAATTAGTGGAATAAAAAAGAACTTTGGAAATATAGAAGTGTTAAAAGATATTAATCTTAATATTAAAGCTGGAGAAATATTAGTTATTGTTGGTCCATCAGGAGGTGGAAAAACAACCCTTCTTAGATGTGTTAATGCTTTAGAAAAATGTGATAAAGGTAAAATTGAAATTAATGGGCGAGCAATTTGTGAAAATGGAAAATACGTTAATAAAAAAACTATGCATGATATAAGAAAAGATATTGGACTTGTATTTCAAAACTTTAATTTATTTCCACATATGACCGTACTAGAGAATTTAATAGAAGCACCTCAAAGGGTTTTAGGGTTAAACAAGAATGAAGCCATAGAGAAGGCAGAAGAAATATTAGGTTTCTTAGGTTTAAAAGAAAAAGCACAAAGTTATCCTTTTGAATTATCTGGAGGTCAAAAACAAAGAGTTGCTATTGGTAGAGCGTTGGCTTTGGAACCAAAGGTAATGTGTTTTGATGAGCCAACTTCTGCATTAGATCCTGGACTTACAGAAGAGATAGCAAACTTAATAAAAAAATTAGGTAAAAGTGGAATGGCAATGATGATAATAACTCATGATATGGATTTTGCTAAAAAGGTATCAGATAGAATAGTTTCAATGAAATCTGGCAAACTTATAGATGGATTAATATTTGAAGAATAA
- a CDS encoding SPFH domain-containing protein — protein sequence MLKFIGTPLILIFIIFTIFSSVKVVNTGYLYVVERFGQFSRILEPGWHFLIPFVDFVRKKVSTKQQILDVPPQSVITKDNVKISVDNVIFYKMLNAKDAVYNIEDYKSGIVYSATTNIRNILGNMSLDEILSGRDSINQNLLSIIDEVTDAYGIKILSVEIKNIIPPAEIQQAMEKQMKAERDKRAMILQAEGLRQSEIEKAEGEKQSQILRAEAEKESNIRRAEGLKESQLLEAEGKGKAIEQIAKAEAEAIRKVNQAIIESGTDERVIALKQVEALKEMALNPANKLILPNETLSSLGSIAAIADTLKNVSKK from the coding sequence ATGCTTAAATTTATAGGAACACCATTAATATTAATATTTATAATTTTCACAATATTTTCATCAGTAAAAGTGGTGAATACAGGTTATTTATATGTTGTTGAGAGATTTGGACAATTTAGTAGAATATTAGAACCGGGATGGCATTTCTTAATACCTTTTGTAGATTTTGTTAGAAAAAAAGTATCAACAAAACAACAAATTTTAGATGTACCACCACAATCAGTTATAACTAAGGATAATGTAAAAATTTCAGTTGATAATGTAATATTTTATAAAATGTTAAATGCAAAAGATGCGGTATATAATATCGAAGATTACAAATCAGGTATAGTTTATTCAGCTACAACAAATATAAGAAATATTTTAGGAAATATGAGTTTAGATGAAATTTTAAGTGGTAGAGATTCAATAAATCAAAACCTTTTAAGTATAATAGATGAAGTAACAGATGCTTATGGTATAAAAATTTTAAGTGTTGAAATAAAAAATATTATACCACCAGCTGAAATTCAACAAGCTATGGAAAAACAAATGAAAGCTGAAAGAGATAAGAGAGCTATGATACTTCAAGCAGAAGGTCTTAGACAATCTGAAATAGAAAAGGCTGAAGGAGAAAAACAATCACAAATACTTAGAGCAGAAGCAGAAAAGGAATCTAATATTAGAAGAGCAGAAGGACTTAAGGAATCTCAATTACTTGAAGCAGAAGGTAAAGGTAAAGCAATAGAACAAATAGCTAAAGCAGAAGCAGAAGCTATAAGAAAAGTAAATCAAGCTATTATTGAATCAGGTACTGATGAAAGAGTTATTGCTTTAAAACAAGTTGAGGCTCTTAAGGAGATGGCATTGAATCCTGCTAATAAGCTTATACTACCAAATGAAACTTTATCATCATTAGGAAGTATAGCTGCTATAGCTGATACATTAAAAAATGTTTCAAAAAAATAA
- a CDS encoding amino acid ABC transporter substrate-binding protein, which translates to MINKFIKKVLIVSCIATIGVNLVACKSNKQESVSNKDEIVIGMDDTFIPMGFKDANGETVGFDVDLAKAVGEKLNKKIKFQSIDWSMKESELNNGNIDLIWNGYSVTDERKQNVEFSKVYLNNRQVIITLVDSKINTKNDLVNAKVGAQNQSSAVDAIEADGDIMSKFDGGNVITFETNNDALMDLEAGRIDAVVADEILAKYYINERGKEKYKILKDDFGVEDYAVGMRKGDTKFVEEFNKALDSVIDDGTGAKISEKWFGENIVAK; encoded by the coding sequence ATGATAAATAAATTTATAAAAAAGGTATTAATAGTATCGTGTATTGCTACTATAGGGGTGAATTTAGTAGCGTGCAAAAGCAATAAGCAAGAAAGTGTTTCTAACAAAGATGAGATAGTAATAGGAATGGATGATACATTTATTCCTATGGGATTTAAAGATGCAAATGGAGAAACAGTTGGGTTTGATGTTGATCTTGCTAAGGCTGTTGGTGAAAAACTTAATAAAAAAATTAAATTTCAATCAATTGATTGGAGTATGAAAGAGTCAGAACTTAATAATGGGAACATAGATTTAATTTGGAATGGATATTCAGTAACTGATGAAAGAAAACAAAATGTAGAATTTTCTAAAGTTTATTTAAATAATAGACAAGTTATTATAACATTAGTAGATTCAAAAATTAACACCAAGAATGATTTGGTTAATGCTAAAGTTGGAGCTCAAAATCAATCAAGCGCAGTGGATGCTATAGAAGCTGATGGAGATATTATGAGTAAATTTGATGGGGGAAATGTAATTACATTTGAAACTAATAATGATGCATTAATGGATTTAGAAGCGGGAAGAATAGATGCAGTTGTAGCTGATGAAATATTAGCGAAATATTACATTAATGAAAGAGGAAAAGAAAAATATAAAATACTAAAGGATGATTTTGGAGTAGAAGATTATGCAGTAGGAATGAGAAAAGGAGATACCAAATTTGTTGAAGAATTTAATAAAGCTTTAGATTCTGTAATTGATGATGGAACAGGAGCAAAAATCTCAGAAAAATGGTTTGGAGAAAATATAGTAGCTAAATAA